A genomic region of Nostoc sp. UHCC 0702 contains the following coding sequences:
- a CDS encoding two-component sensor histidine kinase, with product MKQSRKNWINLDFFSLQLRLTIGIGTFSALILGSLAAWTSWKMQQILIDSHKRNIEQIAERLPHDVQLYSEMMQPETGLQKAINNLANTNTLLWVKSNDNKILIKSATLDLLPNSTVIELMSLTQMQIKPQVYQVNQSYFILSSTSLQVQDKLLGKLFVVQDITREQTTFVAMVQSLSIVSFLAIIVLVITIALYIRRSLQPLLRLNQMTSVISIEDLGKAQLYLDNAPSEVKELAQTLTMLLSRLSQSWQQEREFVSNVSHELRTPLTIVHGYLQSVLRRQNNLTEVQLEALETAASQTEHTIRLLQDLLDLARADNGSLHFQMKSCVLNDLVEEVVMMANKYCDRSITIESATYPIQAKADYNRLKQVLLNLIDNAVNYSEANIPVILRLNQFPEQAVIQVCDQGYGIPLQHQTRIFERFYRVDESRSHTTGGSGLGLSIVKTLVEGMGGNVSVQSKLGEGSVFTITLQA from the coding sequence ATGAAGCAAAGTAGAAAAAATTGGATAAATCTAGACTTCTTTTCATTGCAGTTACGCCTGACAATTGGGATTGGTACATTTTCAGCTTTAATATTAGGTAGCCTCGCTGCATGGACTAGTTGGAAAATGCAGCAAATTTTGATTGATAGTCATAAACGTAATATAGAACAAATCGCTGAGCGCTTGCCGCACGATGTGCAACTTTATAGTGAAATGATGCAACCTGAAACTGGATTGCAAAAGGCTATTAATAACTTGGCAAATACCAATACATTATTATGGGTAAAAAGTAATGATAATAAAATATTGATAAAATCTGCAACTTTAGATTTGTTACCTAATTCTACGGTGATAGAGTTAATGTCATTGACTCAGATGCAGATTAAACCGCAAGTTTATCAAGTTAATCAAAGCTACTTTATTTTGAGTAGTACTTCTTTGCAAGTGCAAGATAAGTTGTTGGGGAAGCTATTTGTAGTGCAAGATATTACTCGTGAACAAACTACGTTTGTAGCAATGGTACAGAGTTTGAGTATTGTCAGTTTTTTGGCAATTATTGTACTAGTAATTACAATCGCACTTTATATTAGGCGTTCTCTACAACCACTGCTGCGGCTGAATCAGATGACTTCTGTCATTTCTATAGAAGATTTAGGAAAAGCACAACTATATCTTGATAACGCACCCAGCGAAGTCAAAGAATTAGCTCAAACTTTAACTATGCTGTTGTCGCGTCTCTCCCAATCTTGGCAGCAAGAGCGAGAATTTGTCAGTAATGTTTCTCACGAGTTACGTACACCGTTGACGATTGTACACGGTTACTTGCAAAGCGTTTTGCGGCGGCAGAATAATTTAACAGAAGTTCAATTAGAAGCTTTAGAAACTGCTGCATCACAAACCGAACATACCATCCGGCTGCTACAAGATTTACTTGATTTAGCAAGGGCAGATAATGGTAGTTTACACTTTCAGATGAAATCTTGCGTGCTAAATGACTTGGTTGAAGAAGTCGTGATGATGGCAAATAAATATTGCGATCGCTCGATTACAATTGAGTCAGCAACTTATCCAATTCAGGCAAAAGCAGACTACAATCGTCTGAAACAAGTATTACTAAATTTGATTGATAATGCTGTTAATTATTCTGAAGCTAATATCCCTGTAATTTTAAGGTTAAATCAGTTTCCTGAACAAGCAGTTATTCAAGTTTGCGATCAAGGTTATGGCATTCCTTTACAACATCAAACACGTATTTTTGAGCGATTTTACCGTGTAGATGAATCCCGCAGCCATACTACTGGAGGTAGTGGTTTGGGTTTATCGATTGTCAAAACACTTGTAGAGGGTATGGGAGGTAATGTATCTGTGCAATCAAAGTTAGGGGAAGGAAGTGTGTTTACAATCACTTTACAGGCATAG
- a CDS encoding response regulator transcription factor has translation MTAHILLVEDEVKLARFLELELSSEGYKISIAHSGIAGLTLARELSPDLAILDWMLPELSGLEICRRLRATNITIPVILLTAKDEVCDRVAGLDAGADDYVVKPFSIEELLARIRAHLRRTQEPDQDILQFEDLSLNHRTREVYRGKRAIELTAKEFDLLEYILSHPRQVFTRDQILEKVWGYDFMGDSNIIEVYIRYLRLKLEENNEKRLIHTVRGVGYVLRE, from the coding sequence ATGACAGCACATATCCTCTTGGTTGAAGATGAAGTCAAATTGGCGCGATTTCTGGAATTGGAACTCAGTAGCGAAGGTTACAAGATTAGCATAGCACATAGTGGAATTGCTGGTTTGACCCTAGCAAGGGAGTTATCACCGGATTTAGCCATTCTTGATTGGATGTTGCCAGAATTATCAGGCTTAGAAATTTGTCGCCGATTACGCGCTACCAATATTACTATACCAGTGATTTTACTGACAGCAAAAGATGAAGTTTGCGATCGCGTGGCTGGTTTAGATGCGGGAGCTGATGATTATGTGGTCAAACCATTTAGTATTGAGGAACTGCTAGCTAGAATCCGCGCACATCTACGCCGCACTCAAGAACCCGATCAAGATATTTTGCAGTTTGAAGACTTGAGTTTAAATCACCGTACTCGCGAGGTTTATCGAGGTAAGCGGGCAATTGAGTTAACAGCAAAAGAGTTTGATTTATTAGAGTATATACTCTCCCATCCCCGTCAAGTGTTTACTAGAGACCAAATTCTAGAGAAAGTTTGGGGTTATGATTTCATGGGTGATTCTAATATTATCGAAGTTTACATTCGCTACCTGCGTCTCAAGCTGGAAGAAAATAATGAAAAACGCTTGATTCATACAGTGCGAGGTGTGGGGTATGTATTGCGAGAGTAA
- a CDS encoding DMT family transporter has protein sequence MTRPRQWYSLIDKIPGQTYLWLAILIFGASSAVTRKLTQIGAQHFINGENPISLCNVLFIGNLCSLIIMIPIYRRQWNKKTLRQLSRKDWFALTVVTILSGALAPGLIFQALAITEVNNIILVGRLEPPLAIALSVWLLTERVNRWQVVGAIAAFVGVTLTIFLHTSDMPMINMGGLRVGKGEIFTAIATVASVVSTIIVKEYLSHIPLGIFSIFRTALGTVIFFFMALVLYGSGHFAGAFSPFLWQWMLVYSAVIIVLGQSFWLKGLRHSTVSVASLAGSFTPIVGILAAYLILGEAPTQAQYIGSSFILFGIFLSQVGIQLQTSRTVALDQVSSTQIEQGMGFKGI, from the coding sequence GTGACCAGACCGAGACAATGGTATTCTCTCATCGATAAAATTCCAGGTCAAACCTATCTCTGGCTAGCAATCTTGATTTTTGGAGCTTCTAGTGCAGTTACTCGCAAGTTGACACAAATCGGTGCCCAACACTTCATAAATGGTGAAAATCCGATTTCTCTGTGTAATGTTTTATTCATAGGTAATCTGTGTTCCTTGATAATTATGATACCTATATATAGGCGCCAGTGGAACAAAAAGACTTTGAGACAATTGTCAAGGAAAGATTGGTTTGCACTGACAGTAGTAACTATTTTATCTGGAGCGCTTGCGCCTGGCTTAATTTTCCAGGCATTAGCAATAACAGAGGTTAATAATATTATTTTAGTTGGACGCTTAGAGCCGCCACTGGCTATAGCTTTATCAGTCTGGTTACTCACTGAACGAGTAAATCGTTGGCAAGTTGTGGGAGCGATCGCTGCATTTGTCGGTGTTACCCTCACTATTTTCCTCCATACTTCAGACATGCCTATGATCAACATGGGGGGTTTAAGAGTGGGTAAGGGGGAAATTTTCACAGCGATCGCAACCGTGGCTTCGGTAGTTTCAACAATTATTGTCAAAGAATATCTTTCTCATATCCCTTTAGGAATTTTTAGTATATTTCGTACTGCTTTAGGAACTGTAATATTTTTCTTTATGGCTTTAGTTCTCTATGGCAGCGGCCATTTTGCAGGTGCTTTTTCACCTTTTTTATGGCAGTGGATGCTTGTTTATAGTGCTGTAATTATTGTGCTAGGTCAGTCATTTTGGCTCAAAGGCTTAAGACATTCTACCGTGTCAGTGGCTTCCTTAGCTGGCTCTTTTACCCCAATAGTGGGCATCCTAGCAGCGTATTTAATATTAGGTGAAGCCCCTACCCAAGCTCAATATATCGGTAGTAGCTTCATTTTATTTGGTATATTCCTCAGCCAAGTTGGTATTCAACTTCAAACTTCTCGC
- a CDS encoding DUF4079 domain-containing protein, with protein sequence MELKDLILVLHPVLAVIVVFPIIGIVVNRAWQVRERRLQILATGKSKVPAIVGQEHVSLGRWLTAAVVGIVLIALANDIVGNILDKQIWRTAPFQVIFIGLLFAAAIACLYLLYQAKEKNRRGIFATLTGMVLVVLGCQDGIYRKTEQWYVSHYYYGLVAALLMIFSLAILPDIYKDKTNRWRQVHIILNCIALLLFIGQGITGTQALLEVPLSWQEPYIKMLYEQNCATKSCTIQPLSSTKND encoded by the coding sequence ATGGAATTGAAAGATTTGATCTTGGTGTTACATCCAGTGCTGGCTGTAATAGTAGTTTTCCCAATAATTGGTATCGTTGTTAACCGCGCTTGGCAAGTCCGTGAACGCCGATTGCAAATTTTAGCAACAGGTAAGAGTAAAGTTCCCGCCATTGTGGGACAGGAGCATGTCTCTTTAGGCCGTTGGCTAACAGCCGCAGTTGTAGGTATTGTTTTAATCGCGCTGGCTAACGATATTGTGGGTAATATTTTAGACAAGCAAATTTGGAGAACAGCACCATTTCAGGTAATTTTTATCGGACTATTGTTTGCAGCGGCGATCGCTTGTTTATATTTACTCTATCAGGCGAAGGAAAAAAACAGGCGTGGGATATTTGCAACGCTGACGGGGATGGTGTTAGTGGTACTTGGCTGTCAAGATGGAATCTATCGTAAAACTGAACAATGGTATGTTTCCCACTATTATTACGGACTAGTTGCTGCTTTGCTAATGATTTTTTCACTAGCGATTTTGCCAGACATCTATAAAGATAAAACCAATCGCTGGCGTCAGGTTCATATTATTCTTAATTGTATTGCTCTTTTACTATTTATAGGGCAAGGAATCACAGGAACTCAGGCATTGTTGGAAGTTCCCCTCTCTTGGCAAGAACCCTATATCAAGATGCTTTATGAGCAAAATTGCGCTACTAAATCCTGTACAATTCAGCCACTTTCTTCAACCAAAAACGATTAA